GGGCAGACTTAAAGGAATTCTTGCCGGATTTTGTTGAAGTTGCTTTAAAGAAACGCCTAAAAGCTAGATAGTCACAAGACTGTATCTGTCGGTCATCTGTATATAATATGAAAATAGCTCTTAGGGATATTCCTGATACAGGTACATTGAATCTTGTACATACATTTGGCTTGAATGAACTTGATTTGTGTACAGATTCTACTTTGTTATCTGAGCCGGTGAATATAAATGTCAAGATATCCAAAGGTATAAATATTGTTATAGTTGATGCTCAGATTCGCGGTGCAATGCAGTTTGATTGTGCACGCTGTCTAAAGGCCTTTAAATGGCCATTTGATAAAAGTGCGAGATTTGATTACCAAGTGCAGCCCAACGATTCATATATAATAGTTGATGATAATTTGAGAGAAGAGATTGTATTAGATTTTCCAGTTAAGCCGCTTTGTAAAAGCGATTGCCGTGGCCTGTGTCCAAATTGCGGCGAAGATTTGAATCTTGCACTCTGCAAGTGCAAAAAGTAGACTAAAGATAGTAATCTAAAATTTCAGGAGGTAGGAATGGCGTTACCAAAAAGAAGATTTTCGCGTTCTCGAAGTTTAAAGAAAAGGGCTCATAAGAAGCTTGCTAATTTAAAACTTTCAATATGTCTTCACTGTAAATCTAAGAAAATACCGCATACGATCTGTCCTGTTTGCGGATTTTATAAAGGCAAGCAGGTTATCGAGATCAAAAAGAAAGAAAAGAAAGAGAAGAAGAGGTAGTTAGGAGTTATTGACTTATGAAGATAGCAGTTGATGCAATGGGTGGAGATTACGCCCCTAAAACAACAGTTGCGGGTGCAGTCCAAGCAAAAAAACTTTATGATGTTGACATTGTCCTCGTAGGAAAGAGTGATGTAATCCGGAAAGAGTTATCTCGTATAAAACATGCTCCTTCTGATGTTGAGATTGTTGATGCGTCTGAAGTTATTGTCATGCGCGAACCAGCGGCAGCCAGTGTGCGAAAGAAGCGGCACTCTTCAATAGTCACTGGAATAGGTCTGTTAAAAGATAATAAGGCAGATGCCTTTGTTAGCGCTGGAAACACTGGGGCTGTCGTGTGTGCTGCTACTTTGAGTCTAAGATTATTGCCAGGGATAGAACGGCCTGGAATCTCAATAGTAATTCCAACTTTAAAAAGTGCAGGGCTGATCATTGATGTTGGAGCCAATATCGACCCTAAGCCTATACATCTGCTTCAATATGCCATAATGAGTGATGCCTACTTAAGGAATATAATGAAAAGACAAAACCCACGCATTGGGCTTCTTAATATCGGCGAGGAAGAGACCAAGGGTACGGATTTTCTTAAAGAGACATATCAACTTATGGAGAGGTCTGATTTTAATTTTATCGGCAATATAGAGGCAAGAGATATATTCTCGGGAAACTGTGATGCTGCTGTTTGTGATGGTTTTGTTGGAAATGTCTCTCTTAAGATTTTAGAAGGCGTAGGCGAGGTTGTTTCAGAGCTTCTGCGACGGGAATTAAAGGGCAATCCGCTGGCAAAGATAGGTTTGCTTTTTGCCAAGAATAGCTTGCGTAGATTTAGGAAGA
This window of the Candidatus Omnitrophota bacterium genome carries:
- a CDS encoding DUF177 domain-containing protein; the encoded protein is MKIALRDIPDTGTLNLVHTFGLNELDLCTDSTLLSEPVNINVKISKGINIVIVDAQIRGAMQFDCARCLKAFKWPFDKSARFDYQVQPNDSYIIVDDNLREEIVLDFPVKPLCKSDCRGLCPNCGEDLNLALCKCKK
- the rpmF gene encoding 50S ribosomal protein L32, yielding MALPKRRFSRSRSLKKRAHKKLANLKLSICLHCKSKKIPHTICPVCGFYKGKQVIEIKKKEKKEKKR
- the plsX gene encoding phosphate acyltransferase PlsX, translating into MKIAVDAMGGDYAPKTTVAGAVQAKKLYDVDIVLVGKSDVIRKELSRIKHAPSDVEIVDASEVIVMREPAAASVRKKRHSSIVTGIGLLKDNKADAFVSAGNTGAVVCAATLSLRLLPGIERPGISIVIPTLKSAGLIIDVGANIDPKPIHLLQYAIMSDAYLRNIMKRQNPRIGLLNIGEEETKGTDFLKETYQLMERSDFNFIGNIEARDIFSGNCDAAVCDGFVGNVSLKILEGVGEVVSELLRRELKGNPLAKIGLLFAKNSLRRFRKRLDYSEYGGAPLLGVDGVIIIGHGRSSANAIKNAIRVAKEEVENKVNEKIVDRIRHSRSVND